The genomic window GTCAGCGCCTTCGCGAGCGCCGCCGGCTCGATGCGGAAGCCCGTGCTCTCGTCGCTCGGCACGAAGACGGGCGTCGCGCCCATCATGCGAACCTGCTCCGGGTAGCTGACCCAATAGGGCTCGGGGATGATGACCTCGTCGCCGGCTTCGAAGAGCACGAGGGCGAGGTTCATGAGCGCGTGTTTCGCGCCCACGGTCACGACGATCTCTTCGGGCGCCGGCGCGTAGCCGCGCGTTCGCTCAATCTGCGCCGCGATGGCTTTCTTGAGGGGCGCGATGCCCGAGACGGCCGTGTACTTCGACGACTTGCCTTCGTCGATGGCGCGCTTCGCGGCCTCGAGGACGAAGGAGGGCGGCTCGAAGTCGGGCTCGCCGACGCCGAGGTTGTAAACGTCGACGCCGCGCGCGCGAAGATCCGCCGCGCGCGCATTCATCTGCAGCGTGACGCTCGGCGCGACGGCCTTCAGTCGATCAGCAAGCTTTCGTGCCATCCCCGCCCGTTGTACCAGGTTGGTGGAACCTTCGCAGGTTCCCTCGTGAGCTAACGCTCACGAGCCTCCCTCCGCGCCCTGGCAGACCAGGGGCTTCTGCTTCGGTCTGCGCCTCGCAGAAGCGGTCAGCTGCGAGGTTCGCTGGGCAAACGCTAACTCAGCTAGCTTCCTTCGGCTTGGGCGGCTCTTTGTCCTTGGCGTCGGCGGACTTCTTGTCGTCGCCGTCGCCCTCTTCTTTGAGGCCCTTTTTGAAGTTCTTGATGCCTTGCCCAAGGCCTTTGCCAATGTCGGCGATGCGCCCTGCGCCGAAGAGCAAGAGCGCAATCAGCGCGATGATAACGAGCTCTCCGGGGCCGATGTTTCCCATGGCGTTCTCCCTATGAAGTAGCAGTGGCCCTGATTCGTCGCAAGCCTACGACTAAGAGCGCCCCCAGGGCGAGCGCGGTGAGCGTCGCGACGGGCACCAAGCCGAGGAGCCAAGGGCGGTCCCCGACGCCCAGGCGATCAAGCCCTCGCAGCGCCCCAAAGCCCGCGAGGCCCGCAGTCCCAGCCAGCGAAATCGCCCACAACCGCCGATCTATCGCGAGGTTGAGGACCAGCCACGCCACGCCCCACGCGGCCACGAGCGTTGCTGCCGAAATCGACGCGGCCCGGCCCAAGGGCCCAATCGTCGCGGAAGCGACGAGCGGCGGGAGTCGTTTCAACTCGAGCTCGCCCACCTTGAGCGACGCACGGCCCATCTCAACGTTGGCGCCCGTGAGGCGAACGCTTCGGACATCAGGCGAGACGTAAAGGGA from Myxococcales bacterium includes these protein-coding regions:
- a CDS encoding twin-arginine translocase TatA/TatE family subunit, producing MGNIGPGELVIIALIALLLFGAGRIADIGKGLGQGIKNFKKGLKEEGDGDDKKSADAKDKEPPKPKEAS